One Syngnathoides biaculeatus isolate LvHL_M chromosome 4, ASM1980259v1, whole genome shotgun sequence DNA window includes the following coding sequences:
- the ap3m2 gene encoding AP-3 complex subunit mu-2 isoform X2 codes for MVGCYSSAPCHRRLILLTEATTASSFNEKTVKYETENYDKSLLSSKMIHSLFLVNSSGDIFLEKHWKSVVSRSVCDYFFEAQERASEPENVPPVIPTPHHYLINVLRHRIYFVAVIQSEVPPLFVIEFLHRVVDTFQDYFGVCTEAAIKDNVVVVYELLEEMLDNGFPLATESNILKELIKPPTILRTMVNTITGSTNVGEQLPTGQLSVVPWRRTGVKYTNNEAYFDVVEEIDAIIDKSGSTITAEIQGVIDACVKLTGMPDLTLSFMNPRLLDDVSFHPCVRFKRWEAERILSFIPPDGNFRLLSYHVSSQNLVAIPVYVKHNITFREGSSQGRFDLTLGPKQTMGKAVESVLVSSQLPRGVLNANLNPSQGTYTFDPVTKLLTWDVGKINPQKLPNLKGTMSLQAGASKPDENPTINIQFKIQQMAISGLKVNRLDMYGEKYKPFKGIKYMTKAGKFQVRT; via the exons CTCTCGTCCAAGATGATCCACAGTCTCTTCCTGGTCAACTCATCAGGAGACATTTTCTTGGAGAAGCACTGGAAGAGCGTGGTGAGCCGCTCTGTGTGCGACTACTTTTTTGAGGCCCAGGAGCGTGCCAGTGAGCCAGAGAATGTCCCGCCTGTGATCCCCACGCCGCACCACTACCTTATCAATGTTCTCAGACATCGCATATACTTTGTGGCGGTCATCCAGAGTGAGGTGCCTCCTCTCTTTGTCATTGAGTTCCTGCACAGAGTTGTCGACACATTCCAG GACTATTTTGGTGTGTGCACAGAGGCAGCCATCAAGGACAATGTGGTTGTGGTCTATGAACTATTGGAGGAGATGTTGGATAATGGCTTTCCCCTGGCCACAGAGTCCAACATTCTCAAAGAGCTTATCAAGCCCCCCACCATCCTCCGCACAATGGTTAACACTATCACAG GCAGCACCAACGTGGGCGAACAGCTCCCCACTGGCCAGCTGTCAGTGGTACCATGGCGACGCACTGGTGTGAAGTACACAAACAATGAAGCCTATTTTGACGTGGTGGAGGAGATAGATGCCATCATTGATAAGTCAG GTTCCACCATAACAGCAGAAATCCAGGGAGTCATCGATGCCTGCGTCAAACTTACCGGCATGCCCGACCTCACACTTTCATTTATG AATCCGCGACTGCTGGATGATGTCAGCTTCCATCCGTGCGTTCGATTCAAGCGGTGGGAGGCTGAGCGGATCCTCTCCTTCATCCCTCCTGATGGAAACTTTCGGCTACTTTCCTATCATGTCAGCTCTCAAAA CCTGGTGGCAATTCCAGTGTACGTCAAGCACAACATTACTTTTCGTGAAGGAAGCTCCCAGGGACGATTTGACTTGACCCTGGGCCCCAAGCAGACCATGGGCAAGGCTGTGGAGTCGGTGCTTGTCAGCAGTCAGCTCCCTCGGGGAGTTCTCAACGCCAATCTGAACCCGTCGCAAGGAACGTACACCTTTGACCCAGTCACAAAG TTGTTGACTTGGGATGTAGGCAAAATCAACCCCCAGAAGCTTCCCAACTTGAAGGGCACCATGAGTCTGCAGGCAGGAGCCTCCAAACCTGATGAGAACCCCACCATCAACATCCAATTCAAAATCCAACAGATGGCCATCTCGG GGCTGAAGGTGAACCGTCTGGACATGTACGGGGAGAAGTATAAACCTTTTAAAGGCATCAAGTACATGACCAAGGCTGGCAAATTCCAGGTCCGGACATGA
- the ap3m2 gene encoding AP-3 complex subunit mu-2 isoform X3, with translation MIHSLFLVNSSGDIFLEKHWKSVVSRSVCDYFFEAQERASEPENVPPVIPTPHHYLINVLRHRIYFVAVIQSEVPPLFVIEFLHRVVDTFQQDYFGVCTEAAIKDNVVVVYELLEEMLDNGFPLATESNILKELIKPPTILRTMVNTITGSTNVGEQLPTGQLSVVPWRRTGVKYTNNEAYFDVVEEIDAIIDKSGSTITAEIQGVIDACVKLTGMPDLTLSFMNPRLLDDVSFHPCVRFKRWEAERILSFIPPDGNFRLLSYHVSSQNLVAIPVYVKHNITFREGSSQGRFDLTLGPKQTMGKAVESVLVSSQLPRGVLNANLNPSQGTYTFDPVTKLLTWDVGKINPQKLPNLKGTMSLQAGASKPDENPTINIQFKIQQMAISGLKVNRLDMYGEKYKPFKGIKYMTKAGKFQVRT, from the exons ATGATCCACAGTCTCTTCCTGGTCAACTCATCAGGAGACATTTTCTTGGAGAAGCACTGGAAGAGCGTGGTGAGCCGCTCTGTGTGCGACTACTTTTTTGAGGCCCAGGAGCGTGCCAGTGAGCCAGAGAATGTCCCGCCTGTGATCCCCACGCCGCACCACTACCTTATCAATGTTCTCAGACATCGCATATACTTTGTGGCGGTCATCCAGAGTGAGGTGCCTCCTCTCTTTGTCATTGAGTTCCTGCACAGAGTTGTCGACACATTCCAG CAGGACTATTTTGGTGTGTGCACAGAGGCAGCCATCAAGGACAATGTGGTTGTGGTCTATGAACTATTGGAGGAGATGTTGGATAATGGCTTTCCCCTGGCCACAGAGTCCAACATTCTCAAAGAGCTTATCAAGCCCCCCACCATCCTCCGCACAATGGTTAACACTATCACAG GCAGCACCAACGTGGGCGAACAGCTCCCCACTGGCCAGCTGTCAGTGGTACCATGGCGACGCACTGGTGTGAAGTACACAAACAATGAAGCCTATTTTGACGTGGTGGAGGAGATAGATGCCATCATTGATAAGTCAG GTTCCACCATAACAGCAGAAATCCAGGGAGTCATCGATGCCTGCGTCAAACTTACCGGCATGCCCGACCTCACACTTTCATTTATG AATCCGCGACTGCTGGATGATGTCAGCTTCCATCCGTGCGTTCGATTCAAGCGGTGGGAGGCTGAGCGGATCCTCTCCTTCATCCCTCCTGATGGAAACTTTCGGCTACTTTCCTATCATGTCAGCTCTCAAAA CCTGGTGGCAATTCCAGTGTACGTCAAGCACAACATTACTTTTCGTGAAGGAAGCTCCCAGGGACGATTTGACTTGACCCTGGGCCCCAAGCAGACCATGGGCAAGGCTGTGGAGTCGGTGCTTGTCAGCAGTCAGCTCCCTCGGGGAGTTCTCAACGCCAATCTGAACCCGTCGCAAGGAACGTACACCTTTGACCCAGTCACAAAG TTGTTGACTTGGGATGTAGGCAAAATCAACCCCCAGAAGCTTCCCAACTTGAAGGGCACCATGAGTCTGCAGGCAGGAGCCTCCAAACCTGATGAGAACCCCACCATCAACATCCAATTCAAAATCCAACAGATGGCCATCTCGG GGCTGAAGGTGAACCGTCTGGACATGTACGGGGAGAAGTATAAACCTTTTAAAGGCATCAAGTACATGACCAAGGCTGGCAAATTCCAGGTCCGGACATGA
- the ap3m2 gene encoding AP-3 complex subunit mu-2 isoform X1, translating to MVGCYSSAPCHRRLILLTEATTASSFNEKTVKYETENYDKSLLSSKMIHSLFLVNSSGDIFLEKHWKSVVSRSVCDYFFEAQERASEPENVPPVIPTPHHYLINVLRHRIYFVAVIQSEVPPLFVIEFLHRVVDTFQQDYFGVCTEAAIKDNVVVVYELLEEMLDNGFPLATESNILKELIKPPTILRTMVNTITGSTNVGEQLPTGQLSVVPWRRTGVKYTNNEAYFDVVEEIDAIIDKSGSTITAEIQGVIDACVKLTGMPDLTLSFMNPRLLDDVSFHPCVRFKRWEAERILSFIPPDGNFRLLSYHVSSQNLVAIPVYVKHNITFREGSSQGRFDLTLGPKQTMGKAVESVLVSSQLPRGVLNANLNPSQGTYTFDPVTKLLTWDVGKINPQKLPNLKGTMSLQAGASKPDENPTINIQFKIQQMAISGLKVNRLDMYGEKYKPFKGIKYMTKAGKFQVRT from the exons CTCTCGTCCAAGATGATCCACAGTCTCTTCCTGGTCAACTCATCAGGAGACATTTTCTTGGAGAAGCACTGGAAGAGCGTGGTGAGCCGCTCTGTGTGCGACTACTTTTTTGAGGCCCAGGAGCGTGCCAGTGAGCCAGAGAATGTCCCGCCTGTGATCCCCACGCCGCACCACTACCTTATCAATGTTCTCAGACATCGCATATACTTTGTGGCGGTCATCCAGAGTGAGGTGCCTCCTCTCTTTGTCATTGAGTTCCTGCACAGAGTTGTCGACACATTCCAG CAGGACTATTTTGGTGTGTGCACAGAGGCAGCCATCAAGGACAATGTGGTTGTGGTCTATGAACTATTGGAGGAGATGTTGGATAATGGCTTTCCCCTGGCCACAGAGTCCAACATTCTCAAAGAGCTTATCAAGCCCCCCACCATCCTCCGCACAATGGTTAACACTATCACAG GCAGCACCAACGTGGGCGAACAGCTCCCCACTGGCCAGCTGTCAGTGGTACCATGGCGACGCACTGGTGTGAAGTACACAAACAATGAAGCCTATTTTGACGTGGTGGAGGAGATAGATGCCATCATTGATAAGTCAG GTTCCACCATAACAGCAGAAATCCAGGGAGTCATCGATGCCTGCGTCAAACTTACCGGCATGCCCGACCTCACACTTTCATTTATG AATCCGCGACTGCTGGATGATGTCAGCTTCCATCCGTGCGTTCGATTCAAGCGGTGGGAGGCTGAGCGGATCCTCTCCTTCATCCCTCCTGATGGAAACTTTCGGCTACTTTCCTATCATGTCAGCTCTCAAAA CCTGGTGGCAATTCCAGTGTACGTCAAGCACAACATTACTTTTCGTGAAGGAAGCTCCCAGGGACGATTTGACTTGACCCTGGGCCCCAAGCAGACCATGGGCAAGGCTGTGGAGTCGGTGCTTGTCAGCAGTCAGCTCCCTCGGGGAGTTCTCAACGCCAATCTGAACCCGTCGCAAGGAACGTACACCTTTGACCCAGTCACAAAG TTGTTGACTTGGGATGTAGGCAAAATCAACCCCCAGAAGCTTCCCAACTTGAAGGGCACCATGAGTCTGCAGGCAGGAGCCTCCAAACCTGATGAGAACCCCACCATCAACATCCAATTCAAAATCCAACAGATGGCCATCTCGG GGCTGAAGGTGAACCGTCTGGACATGTACGGGGAGAAGTATAAACCTTTTAAAGGCATCAAGTACATGACCAAGGCTGGCAAATTCCAGGTCCGGACATGA